A stretch of DNA from Diospyros lotus cultivar Yz01 chromosome 14, ASM1463336v1, whole genome shotgun sequence:
ATTCCATCATTTCTGCGTGCTCTAGGCTCTCTTTGAACAGAGAAGCCATTGACGAGTTTGTGTCCATGCATAGTACGGACACCCGGATTGATTGTTACACGGTTCCCTCCGTTCTCAAATCGTGTTCTTCTTTGTTAGCTAGAGATGTAGGGGAACAAGTTCATTCTTTGGCGATAAACCATGGGCTAGACTCCAGTGTGTATGTTCAAACCGCTCTGATTGATTTTTATGCCAAAATTGGCGATGTGGGCTCGGCAAAGCAGATTTTTGATGGGATCGTAATCAAAGATCCTATTTGTTATAATTGTTTGATCTCCGGGTACTCAAAATCCGGTGATGTTTTAATGGCAAGAAAGCTGTTCGACGAAATGCCTGAGAGAACCATTGCTTCCTTTAATGCCATGCTTTCTTGCCACGTGCATAATGGAGATTATCTCGAGGGGTTTAGGATTTTTGAAAGAATGCAGGCTGAGGGCTGCTGTCCAAACGAATTTACCGTGGTGAATGCACTGTCCTTGTGTACCAAGCTTGGGAATTTGGAAATGGGATTGAGAGTGAAGAGATCCATTGACCATTACAGTCTGCGTCGCAATATGATAGTTTCAACGGCGTTGCTGGAAATGTACGTAAAATGTGGGGCTGTGGATGAGGCACGTTGGGAGTTTAATCAGATGGATGAAAGAGACGTCGTAGCATGGAGTGCTATGATTGCGGGCTATGCTCAAAATGGGAGACCAGTTGAGGCATTGGAGCTTTTCGAATGCATGAAAAGCGAAGGAATAGAGCCCAACGATGTCACTCTTGTGAGTGTTCTATCAGCTTGTGCTAGGCTAGGCTCTGTGGAAGCTGGGGAGTGCGTTGGTCGCTATGTGGAGTGCCTTGGTTTTGAGTCAAACATTCAGTTAGCCTCGGCATTGTTGGCTATGTATTCCAAGTGCGGGAACATAGAGAAAGCTCGTCAAGTGTTCGACAGAATGCCCCATAGAGATGTTGTTAGTTGGAACTCGATGATTATGGGGCTGGCAGTGAATGGTCTTGGAGAGGATGCAATTTCTCTGTATGGAAAAATGCATGAAATAGGGATTCACCCGGATGACATAACATTTGTTGGGC
This window harbors:
- the LOC127789668 gene encoding pentatricopeptide repeat-containing protein At1g08070, chloroplastic-like, whose amino-acid sequence is MEHHLISLLHSPLHIAQFKQLHALLITKYSSLTPLFIKKLLGASSIKYARKVFDQIPQSDHTLCCNSIISACSRLSLNREAIDEFVSMHSTDTRIDCYTVPSVLKSCSSLLARDVGEQVHSLAINHGLDSSVYVQTALIDFYAKIGDVGSAKQIFDGIVIKDPICYNCLISGYSKSGDVLMARKLFDEMPERTIASFNAMLSCHVHNGDYLEGFRIFERMQAEGCCPNEFTVVNALSLCTKLGNLEMGLRVKRSIDHYSLRRNMIVSTALLEMYVKCGAVDEARWEFNQMDERDVVAWSAMIAGYAQNGRPVEALELFECMKSEGIEPNDVTLVSVLSACARLGSVEAGECVGRYVECLGFESNIQLASALLAMYSKCGNIEKARQVFDRMPHRDVVSWNSMIMGLAVNGLGEDAISLYGKMHEIGIHPDDITFVGLLTACTHAGRVELGYELFGRMRSEHDITPKIEHYACIVDLLCRSGRLQEAYEFVSQMEVEPNSVIWGILLSASRIHLNVELAEIAVDRLLELEPENSGNYVLLSNIYAAVGRWQEAARVRLLMRSKCVRKISAYSWIELEDRVHKFLVGDTSHPRSKDVYGTIDGLALHSTWSGPDFEPEMELC